A window of the Lagopus muta isolate bLagMut1 chromosome 1, bLagMut1 primary, whole genome shotgun sequence genome harbors these coding sequences:
- the DYRK2 gene encoding dual specificity tyrosine-phosphorylation-regulated kinase 2 has translation MLTKKPSASAAAGAAYPAGRAGDGGRPLQSSPGAGAGVSRAGAGTGPPSPLALPPLRASNASHTVGGSKHTMNEHLHVGSHGQIQVQQLFEDNSNKRTVLTTQPNGLTTLGKSGLPVVQDRPSESAHRRQGSSSSLKSTDGTGKVKASVMTPEQAMKQYMQKLTTFEHNEIFGYTEIYFLGPNAKKRQGVIGGPNNCGYDDDQGSYIQVPHDHIAYRYEVLKVIGKGSFGQVVKAYDHKMHQHVALKMVRNEKRFHRQAAEEIRILEHLRKQDKDNNMNVIHMLENFTFRSHICMTFELLSMNLYELIKKNKFQGFSLPLVRKFAHSILQCLDALHKNRIIHCDLKPENILLKQQGRSGIKVIDFGSSCYEHQRVYTYIQSRFYRAPEVILGARYGMPIDMWSLGCILAELLTGYPLLPGEDEGDQLACMIELLGMPSPKLLDSSKRAKNFVSSKGYPRYCTITTLSDGSIILNGGRSRRGKLRGPPESREWGNALKGCDDPLFLDFLKQCLEWDPAIRMTPSQALRHPWLRRRLPKPPTGEKASAKRITESTGAITSISKLPPTSSSASKLRTNLAQMTDANGNIQQRTVLPKLVS, from the exons ATGTTAACCAAGAAGCCCTCAGCGAGCGCCGCCGCCGGCGCTGCCTACCCGGCCG GCAGGGCAGGGGACGGCGGCCGTCCGCTGCAGTCTTCCCCGGGCGCCGGAGCCGGGGTATCCCGGGCAGGAGCTGGGACCGGCCCGCCTTCGCCGCTCGCATTGCCGCCGCTCAGGGCCAGCAACGCCTCCCACACG gTTGGAGGCAGTAAGCACACGATGAATGAGCACCTCCATGTTGGTAGCCATGGACAAATCCAGGTTCAACAGCTGTTTGAAGATAATAGTAACAAGAGGACGGTTCTGACAACACAGCCGAACGGACTTACAACGTTAGGCAAATCTGGATTGCCAGTGGTTCAGGACAGACCGTCAGAGAGTGCTCACAGACGACAAGGGAGCTCCAGCTCTTTAAAATCTACGGATGGAACAGGGAAGGTGAAAGCCTCTGTTATGACACCAGAGCAGGCAATGAAGCAATACATGCAAAAACTAACAACTTTTGAACACAATGAGATTTTTGGCTACACTGAAATATACTTTCTGGGTCCAAATGCAAAGAAGCGGCAAGGTGTGATTGGTGGTCCAAACAATTGCGGGTATGATGATGACCAGGGGTCGTACATACAAGTACCCCACGATCATATTGCATACAGATATGAAGTCTTGAAAGTTATAGGGAAAGGAAGCTTTGGGCAGGTGGTGAAAGCCTACGATCACAAGATGCATCAACACGTGGCACTAAAAATGGTGAGAAATGAAAAGCGTTTCCACCGCCAAGCTGCGGAAGAAATTAGGATTCTGGAGCATCTCCGGAAACAAGATAAGGATAACAACATGAATGTTATTCACATGTTGGAGAACTTCACATTCCGCAGCCATATCTGCATGACATTTGAATTGCTGAGCATGAACCTGTACGAATTAATAAAGAAGAACAAGTTTCAGGGCTTCAGCCTGCCTTTGGTCCGCAAGTTTGCCCACTCCATTTTACAGTGCTTGGATGCTTTGcacaaaaacagaattattcaCTGTGACCTTAAACCTGAGAACATTCTGTTGAAGCAACAGGGCCGAAGTGGAATCAAAGTGATCGATTTTGGCTCAAGTTGTTATGAGCATCAGCGTGTCTACACTTACATTCAGTCACGTTTTTATCGTGCTCCTGAAGTCATCCTTGGTGCTCGTTACGGGATGCCCATCGATATGTGGAGCTTGGGGTGTATTCTAGCAGAGCTTCTCACCGGCTATCCACTTCTACCTGGAGAAGATGAAGGAGACCAGCTGGCTTGTATGATTGAGCTGTTGGGCATGCCTTCCCCAAAACTTTTAGATTCATCCAAGCGAGCCAAAAACTTTGTGAGCTCTAAGGGTTATCCCCGCTACTGCACCATCACAACCTTGTCTGATGGTTCTATAATACTGAACGGTGGACGCTCTCGGAGGGGGAAACTACGTGGcccaccagagagcagagaatgGGGTAACGCATTAAAGGGGTGTGACGATCCCCTGTTCCTTGACTTTTTAAAACAGTGTTTAGAATGGGATCCTGCTATCCGAATGACACCCAGCCAGGCTTTGCGACATCCCTGGCTAAGGCGACGGTTGCCGAAGCCTCCAACTGGGGAGAAGGCCTCAGCAAAGAGAATTACAGAGAGCACTGGTGCTATAACGTCGATTTCCAAGTTACCTCCGACTTCAAGCTCAGCTTCAAAACTGAGGACTAATTTGGCACAGATGACAGATGCCAATGGGAATATTCAGCAAAGAACAGTGTTGCCAAAACTCGTTAGCTGA